Within the Microbacterium sp. CGR2 genome, the region GCCTCGGATGCCGGGAGCACTGCGCCGTCCCGAAGCAGTCGGACGTCGCCCTCTCCCATTGCTGCGAGTGCGATGTGCGCGAGGGGTGCGAGATCACCGGAACACCCGAGCGAGCCGTACTCGCGGACGATCGGAGTGATCCCGGCATTCAGAACAGCGGCGTAGGTCTCCACGACCACCGGGCGGACGCCGGTGCGGCCCGAGGCCAGGGTCTGCAGCCGCAGCAGCTGCAGCCCGCGGGTGACTTCGGGCTCGACTTCGGCGCCCGTGCCGGCCGCGTGGGAACGGATCAGGCTCGCCTGCAGTTGCAGCCGCCGTTCCGGCGCGATGAAGGTGGTCGCGAGCGCGCCGAACCCCGTCGAGACGCCGTAGTGCGGGTGCGGGTCGGACGCGAGACCGTCGACGACAGCACGAGTGTCGGCGACACGCTGAAGTGCGATGCTGTCGAGGGCGACAGGGGCACCGCCTCGGACGACGGCGACGACATCGGACGCGCCGAGCGGTGCCGCTCCTACGAGAATCGGGGCAAGATCATTCATGTTCCGATTCCACACCCGCAGCCTCGACGGCGACAGCCGATCGTGACATCCTGTGTCTGTGATCCCAGACAATCACGGCGCGCGGGTGGCGGCCGAAACGCAGGTGCCGGCGGCGGCCCAGACATTGCGCATCCTGAGCTATCTCGCCGGACGGCCTGCGCCGGTGGCAGCCTCCGCGATCGCTCGCGCACTCGAGCTCCCGCGATCCACCGTGTACCACCTCCTCAGCACGTCGGCCGCGCACGGATTCGTCCTGCACTTTCGGGAGGAGCGCCGGTGGGGCCTCGGAACCTCAGCGTTCGAACTCGCGGGCGGGTATACGCGGCAGCAGCCCCTCGCCCGATTGGGGAGGCCCGTTGTCACGGCGCTTTCCGACAGCGTGGGCGAGAGCGCACACCTCGCGGTCATGAGCGGAGCGGATGTGCTCTACATCGTCGAGCAGCGCGCTCCGCGGCGGCCGGCACTGGTGACGGATGTCGGTGTCCGTCTTCCC harbors:
- a CDS encoding IclR family transcriptional regulator codes for the protein MSVIPDNHGARVAAETQVPAAAQTLRILSYLAGRPAPVAASAIARALELPRSTVYHLLSTSAAHGFVLHFREERRWGLGTSAFELAGGYTRQQPLARLGRPVVTALSDSVGESAHLAVMSGADVLYIVEQRAPRRPALVTDVGVRLPAHLTASGRAMLAALPREQVRALYPGVSAFPDRTGVGPRSPSELRDLLREVRTRGYATERDEIAEGLQSVGAAVRDSAGWPVAAIAVTWADEALDERTLADAVRDAAAVLESRLTH